In Streptomyces sp. NBC_01551, one DNA window encodes the following:
- a CDS encoding catalase: protein MSKRTLTTESGAPVADNQNSATAGVGGPLLVQDQQLLEKLARFNRERIPERVVHARGSAAYGHFEVTDDVTAYTSAAFLNTVGKKTETFLRFSTVADSLGGADAVRDPRGFALKFYTEEGNYDLVGNNTPVFFIKDPIKFPDFIHSQKRDPFTGKQEPDNVWDFWAHAPEATHQITWLMGDRGIPASYRHMNGYGSHTYQWTNEQGEAFFVKYHFKTNQGIRCLSGDQAAELVGKDANSHQTDLLQAIERGVNPSWTLYVQIMPAAEAADYRFNPFDLTKVWPHSDYPLQRVGRLVLDRNPDNVFAEVEQSAFSPNNFVPGITASPDKMLQGRLFAYADAQRYRLGVNHTLLPVNAPKATKAENYGRDGVMALRNGSRHDKNYEPNSYQGPVETGLALGAPKAVSGYTGTHEAPAHTKDDDFFQAGELYRLMSEAEKQRLVANIAGGLSQVTLDDVIEKNLAHFHAADADYGKRVEEAVRALRDA, encoded by the coding sequence ATGTCGAAGCGCACGCTGACGACCGAGTCCGGCGCCCCGGTCGCCGACAACCAGAACTCCGCCACCGCCGGCGTCGGTGGCCCGCTCCTGGTCCAGGACCAGCAGCTCCTCGAGAAGCTTGCCCGCTTCAACCGTGAGCGCATCCCGGAGCGTGTGGTGCACGCCCGCGGCTCGGCCGCGTACGGCCACTTCGAGGTGACCGACGACGTCACCGCCTACACCAGCGCCGCGTTCCTGAACACGGTCGGCAAGAAGACCGAGACCTTCCTGCGCTTCTCCACCGTCGCCGACTCGCTCGGTGGCGCGGACGCGGTCCGCGACCCGCGCGGCTTCGCGCTGAAGTTCTACACCGAAGAGGGCAACTACGACCTCGTCGGCAACAACACCCCGGTGTTCTTCATCAAGGACCCGATCAAGTTCCCCGACTTCATCCACTCCCAGAAGCGCGACCCCTTCACGGGCAAGCAGGAGCCGGACAACGTCTGGGACTTCTGGGCGCACGCCCCCGAGGCGACGCACCAGATCACCTGGCTCATGGGTGACCGCGGCATACCGGCGTCGTACCGCCACATGAACGGCTACGGCTCGCACACCTACCAGTGGACGAACGAGCAGGGCGAGGCCTTCTTCGTCAAGTACCACTTCAAGACGAACCAGGGCATCCGCTGCCTGTCGGGCGACCAGGCCGCCGAGCTCGTCGGCAAGGACGCCAACTCGCACCAGACCGACCTGCTCCAGGCGATCGAGCGCGGCGTGAACCCGTCCTGGACCCTGTACGTCCAGATCATGCCGGCGGCCGAGGCGGCGGACTACCGCTTCAACCCGTTCGACCTCACCAAGGTGTGGCCGCACAGCGACTACCCGCTGCAGCGCGTGGGCCGTCTGGTCCTCGACCGCAACCCGGACAACGTCTTCGCCGAGGTCGAGCAGTCCGCGTTCTCCCCGAACAACTTCGTCCCGGGCATCACCGCCTCGCCGGACAAGATGCTCCAGGGCCGCCTCTTCGCGTACGCCGACGCCCAGCGTTACCGCCTCGGTGTGAACCACACCCTGCTGCCGGTCAACGCCCCGAAGGCGACGAAGGCCGAGAACTACGGCCGCGACGGTGTCATGGCGCTGCGCAACGGTTCGCGCCACGACAAGAACTACGAGCCCAACTCGTACCAGGGCCCGGTCGAGACCGGCCTGGCGCTGGGCGCCCCGAAGGCCGTCTCCGGCTACACGGGCACCCACGAGGCCCCGGCCCACACCAAGGACGACGACTTCTTCCAGGCCGGTGAGCTGTACCGCCTGATGTCGGAGGCCGAGAAGCAGCGTCTGGTGGCGAACATCGCCGGCGGCCTCTCCCAGGTCACCCTGGACGACGTCATCGAGAAGAACCTGGCTCACTTCCACGCCGCCGACGCCGACTACGGCAAGCGCGTCGAGGAGGCCGTCCGCGCCCTGCGCGACGCCTGA
- a CDS encoding 2-hydroxy-3-oxopropionate reductase, which produces MSTLPNIAWIGLGIMGSPMAENLLKAGYPVTGFTLEQDKLDRLAAAGGTAAGSIAEAVKDADVIITMVPASPQVEAISYGENGILENAKSGALIIDMSSITPQTSVDLAKNAAEKGIRVIDAPVSGGEAGAIEAVLSIMVGGEQADFDEALPVLEALGKTIVLCGPHGSGQTVKAANQLIVAVNIQACAEAVVFLEKSGVDLNAALDVLNGGLAGSTVLTRKKDNFLNRDFKPGFRIDLHHKDMGIVTDAARNVGAALPVGAVVAQLVASLRAQGDGGLDHSALLRAVERLSGAQI; this is translated from the coding sequence ATGAGCACCCTCCCCAACATCGCCTGGATCGGCCTCGGCATCATGGGCTCCCCCATGGCCGAGAACCTCCTGAAGGCCGGCTACCCGGTCACCGGCTTCACGCTGGAGCAGGACAAGCTGGACCGCCTGGCGGCCGCCGGCGGCACCGCGGCCGGCTCGATCGCCGAGGCCGTCAAGGACGCTGACGTCATCATCACGATGGTGCCCGCCTCCCCGCAGGTCGAGGCCATCTCCTACGGTGAGAACGGCATCCTGGAGAACGCCAAGTCCGGCGCGCTGATCATCGACATGTCGTCGATCACCCCGCAGACCTCCGTCGACCTGGCGAAGAACGCCGCCGAGAAGGGCATCCGCGTCATCGACGCCCCGGTGTCCGGCGGCGAGGCCGGCGCCATCGAGGCCGTCCTGTCGATCATGGTGGGTGGCGAGCAGGCCGACTTCGACGAGGCCCTGCCGGTCCTCGAGGCCCTCGGCAAGACCATCGTCCTGTGCGGCCCGCACGGCTCCGGCCAGACCGTGAAGGCCGCCAACCAGCTCATCGTCGCGGTCAACATCCAGGCGTGCGCCGAGGCCGTGGTCTTCCTGGAGAAGTCCGGCGTGGACCTGAACGCCGCCCTGGACGTCCTCAACGGCGGTCTGGCCGGCTCCACGGTCCTGACCCGCAAGAAGGACAACTTCCTGAACCGCGACTTCAAGCCCGGCTTCCGGATCGACCTGCACCACAAGGACATGGGCATCGTCACCGACGCCGCCCGCAACGTCGGTGCGGCCCTCCCGGTCGGCGCGGTCGTCGCCCAGCTCGTCGCCTCGCTGCGCGCCCAGGGTGACGGCGGCCTGGACCACTCGGCTCTGCTGCGTGCGGTCGAGCGCCTCTCCGGCGCCCAGATCTGA
- a CDS encoding TIM barrel protein — protein MGYTDQRFDVNLSILFTELPLLERPAAAAAAGFTAVELWWPWIETPTPAQEELDALKKALEDAGTQLVGLNFYAGQLPGPDRGAVSVPGEESERFNANINVAADFAASVGCKALNALYGNRVEGVDPAVQDELALKNLVVAARAADRVGAILLIETLNKPESPLYPLVSAPAGIEVVDKVNEASGLGNAKFLLDLYHLAMNDEDLSEVIEKYAAKTGHVQIADKPGRGAPGTGELPLEELLDQLRKAGYEGYVGLEYKAADAAASFGFLPAEARAAR, from the coding sequence ATGGGATACACGGACCAGCGCTTCGATGTGAACCTTTCGATCCTCTTCACGGAACTCCCGCTCCTGGAGCGTCCCGCGGCTGCCGCCGCGGCCGGCTTCACGGCGGTCGAGCTGTGGTGGCCCTGGATCGAGACCCCCACCCCCGCCCAGGAAGAGCTGGACGCCCTCAAGAAGGCTCTTGAGGACGCCGGCACCCAGCTGGTGGGCCTGAACTTCTACGCCGGCCAGTTGCCGGGCCCGGACCGCGGCGCGGTATCGGTACCCGGTGAGGAGTCGGAGCGCTTCAACGCCAACATCAACGTGGCCGCGGACTTCGCAGCCTCGGTCGGCTGCAAGGCGCTGAACGCCCTCTACGGCAACCGCGTCGAGGGGGTGGACCCGGCCGTTCAGGACGAGCTCGCCCTGAAGAACCTGGTCGTGGCGGCCCGGGCCGCGGACCGCGTCGGCGCGATCCTCCTGATCGAGACCCTCAACAAGCCCGAGTCGCCGCTCTACCCGCTGGTGAGCGCCCCGGCCGGCATCGAGGTAGTGGACAAGGTGAACGAGGCCTCCGGCCTCGGGAACGCCAAGTTCCTGCTCGACCTGTACCACCTGGCGATGAACGATGAGGACCTCTCCGAGGTCATCGAAAAGTACGCCGCCAAGACCGGTCACGTCCAGATCGCGGACAAGCCGGGACGCGGTGCCCCCGGCACCGGCGAGCTGCCCCTCGAAGAGCTGCTCGACCAGCTGAGGAAGGCCGGATACGAGGGCTACGTAGGCCTGGAGTACAAGGCCGCCGACGCCGCCGCGTCCTTCGGCTTCCTCCCGGCCGAGGCCCGCGCCGCCCGGTAG
- a CDS encoding thiamine-binding protein has translation MRLRVEFTTEPFDLEEAPAHAVAAREVIQKAQLDAVDVGPFGNTAEGEADRVLTAVAALLRDSLESGATRVSLQVNVIAEDTP, from the coding sequence GTGCGATTGAGAGTGGAGTTCACGACCGAGCCCTTCGATCTCGAAGAGGCCCCTGCCCATGCCGTGGCCGCTCGCGAGGTCATCCAGAAGGCCCAGCTGGACGCGGTGGACGTCGGCCCGTTCGGCAATACCGCCGAGGGCGAGGCCGACCGGGTGCTGACCGCGGTGGCCGCGCTGCTGCGCGACTCGCTGGAGTCCGGAGCCACGCGCGTGTCGCTCCAGGTGAACGTGATTGCGGAGGACACCCCGTGA
- a CDS encoding helix-turn-helix domain-containing protein, whose translation MTEPRDHPFVAAVKPLVDAMGGELMDPAQALPDDVVLSWEGRELLAVRLPQLSDSLDHILAALERRHGVPLSQLDRKTKQDVVRILEARGAFSVRHGVETVAGALGVSRFTVYNYLNRENPNKNSKA comes from the coding sequence GTGACCGAGCCCCGCGACCACCCGTTCGTCGCCGCGGTCAAGCCGCTGGTCGACGCCATGGGCGGCGAGCTGATGGATCCGGCCCAGGCGCTGCCCGACGACGTGGTCCTGTCGTGGGAGGGTCGGGAGCTGCTGGCCGTACGCCTGCCCCAGCTGTCCGACTCGCTGGACCACATCCTGGCGGCGCTGGAGCGCCGGCACGGCGTACCGTTGTCCCAGCTCGACCGGAAGACCAAGCAGGACGTCGTCCGGATACTGGAGGCGCGGGGCGCCTTCTCGGTCCGGCACGGCGTGGAGACGGTCGCGGGCGCCCTGGGCGTAAGCCGCTTCACGGTCTACAACTATCTGAACAGGGAAAACCCCAACAAAAACAGCAAAGCGTGA
- the uraD gene encoding 2-oxo-4-hydroxy-4-carboxy-5-ureidoimidazoline decarboxylase → MTSSPTPGLTRFNALDDSEATAELHEVCASSAWGSKLLAQRPFAGADSLFSANEAAMAELTAEDLAEAMAGHAPIGRPKPGDPTSAREQRGMAGASEELKSELLELNLAYQEKFGHVFLICATGATGEFMRDAVKVRIDNSPEQEREIARGELVKINRIRLTRLIEEESAA, encoded by the coding sequence GTGACTTCGAGTCCGACCCCGGGTCTCACCCGGTTCAACGCCTTGGACGACAGCGAGGCCACGGCCGAGCTGCACGAGGTGTGTGCCAGTTCGGCATGGGGGAGCAAACTGCTCGCCCAGCGCCCCTTCGCCGGCGCCGACTCCCTGTTCTCCGCGAACGAGGCCGCCATGGCCGAGCTCACCGCCGAGGACCTGGCCGAAGCGATGGCAGGCCACGCGCCGATCGGCCGGCCGAAGCCCGGAGACCCGACCTCCGCCCGCGAGCAGCGCGGCATGGCCGGTGCCTCGGAGGAGCTCAAGAGCGAACTCCTCGAACTGAACCTGGCGTACCAGGAGAAGTTCGGCCACGTCTTCCTCATCTGCGCCACCGGTGCGACCGGTGAGTTCATGCGGGACGCGGTCAAGGTGCGGATCGACAACTCGCCGGAGCAGGAGCGGGAGATCGCCCGCGGCGAGCTCGTCAAGATCAACCGTATCCGGCTGACCCGACTCATCGAGGAAGAGAGCGCGGCATGA
- the uraH gene encoding hydroxyisourate hydrolase, with protein MSTDTTASVSTHILDTSIGKPAEGVAISLSARAGQGGEWAALGGSATDADGRCKDLPALPEGTTHVRLDFETETYFSKKNSSNKQAEAQQDAPRVRDSGAFFPEVTITFAVNPGEHYHVPLLLNPFGYSVYRGS; from the coding sequence ATGAGCACAGACACCACCGCGTCCGTGTCCACTCACATCCTGGACACCAGCATCGGCAAGCCCGCCGAGGGCGTCGCCATCTCCCTGTCGGCCCGCGCGGGCCAGGGCGGCGAGTGGGCGGCCCTGGGCGGCTCCGCCACCGATGCGGACGGTCGCTGCAAAGACCTGCCGGCCCTGCCGGAGGGAACCACCCACGTACGTCTCGACTTCGAGACCGAGACGTACTTCTCGAAGAAGAACAGTTCCAACAAGCAAGCCGAGGCGCAGCAGGACGCCCCCCGCGTAAGGGACAGCGGTGCGTTCTTCCCCGAGGTCACCATCACCTTCGCGGTGAACCCGGGCGAGCACTATCACGTACCGCTGCTGCTCAACCCGTTCGGCTACTCCGTTTACCGAGGGAGCTAG
- the pucL gene encoding factor-independent urate hydroxylase, which produces MATILGQNQYGKAENRVVKITRDGDTHHIKDLNVSVALSGDMDDVHYSGSNANVLPTDTTKNTVYAFAKEYGIESAEQFGIHLARWFVNSQEPIQKARIRIEEYSWSRIATSDANSKFIGSDEVNHSFVREGQETRVTQITYDGTNWEVISGLKDLVVMNSTNSEFWGYVKDKYTTLKEAYDRILATQVSARWRFNWSDDEQRMPNWEKSYAETRKHMLQAFAETYSLSLQQTLYQMGSRIINHRSEIDEVRFSLPNKHHFLVDLEPFGLKNDNEVYFAADRPYGLIEATVLRDGVDARIPVDMTNL; this is translated from the coding sequence ATGGCCACGATTCTGGGCCAGAACCAGTACGGCAAGGCAGAGAACCGCGTCGTCAAGATCACGCGGGACGGCGACACCCACCACATCAAGGACCTGAACGTCTCGGTCGCCCTCTCCGGCGACATGGACGACGTCCACTACTCCGGCTCGAACGCCAACGTCCTGCCGACGGACACCACCAAGAACACGGTGTACGCGTTCGCCAAGGAGTACGGCATCGAGTCCGCCGAGCAGTTCGGCATCCACCTGGCGCGCTGGTTCGTCAACAGCCAGGAGCCGATCCAGAAGGCGCGCATCCGGATCGAGGAGTACTCCTGGTCCCGGATCGCCACCTCGGACGCCAACTCCAAGTTCATCGGCTCCGACGAGGTGAACCACTCCTTCGTCCGCGAGGGCCAGGAGACCCGCGTCACCCAGATCACGTACGACGGCACGAACTGGGAGGTCATCTCCGGCCTCAAGGACCTCGTCGTCATGAATTCCACGAACTCCGAGTTCTGGGGTTACGTGAAGGACAAGTACACGACGCTGAAGGAGGCCTACGACCGGATCCTGGCCACCCAGGTGTCGGCTCGCTGGCGCTTCAACTGGTCGGACGACGAGCAGCGGATGCCCAACTGGGAGAAGTCCTACGCCGAGACCAGGAAGCACATGCTCCAGGCCTTCGCGGAGACCTACTCCCTCTCGCTGCAGCAGACCCTCTACCAGATGGGTTCGCGCATCATCAACCACCGTTCGGAGATCGACGAGGTCCGCTTCTCGCTCCCGAACAAGCACCACTTCCTCGTCGACCTGGAGCCCTTCGGCCTCAAGAACGACAACGAGGTCTACTTCGCGGCGGACCGTCCGTACGGTCTGATCGAGGCGACGGTCCTTCGTGACGGCGTTGACGCCCGTATCCCCGTGGACATGACCAACCTCTGA
- a CDS encoding 8-oxoguanine deaminase, which translates to MAASAAHDSAVERIVIENCAIATVDANDTEYASGYVVVAGNKIESIGAGKAPENLGNVVRRIDGTGHLVTPGLVNTHHHFYQWITRGLATDHNLFNWLVALYPTWARIDEQMAYTAAQGSLAMMARGGVTTAMDHHYVYPKGSGDLSGAIIRAASEMGVRFTLARGSMDRSEKDGGLPPDFAVETTEGALIATEETVKKHHDYSFDAMTQVAVAPCSPFSISTELLKQGAELGRRLGVRMHTHGSETVEEEQFCKELFGMGPTDYFESTGFLGEDVWMAHSVHMNDSDIAAFARTKTGVAHCPSSNARLAAGIARVPDMLAAGVPVGLGVDGTASNESGELHTELRNALLINRLNPVHRERALNARQALRLGTYGGAQVLGRADNIGSLEVGKCADLVMWNLSTLAHSSIADPVTALVFGAAAPVTLSLVNGKQIVENNRLLFADEDAIAVSTREEAQRLARITAQA; encoded by the coding sequence ATGGCAGCATCGGCAGCCCATGACAGCGCCGTCGAGCGCATCGTCATCGAAAACTGTGCGATTGCAACCGTAGACGCGAACGACACCGAGTACGCCTCGGGCTACGTCGTCGTCGCCGGCAACAAGATCGAGTCGATCGGTGCGGGCAAAGCCCCCGAGAACCTCGGCAATGTGGTCCGCCGCATCGACGGAACGGGTCACCTCGTCACCCCGGGTCTGGTCAACACCCACCACCACTTCTACCAGTGGATCACCCGCGGTCTGGCCACCGACCACAACCTCTTCAACTGGCTCGTCGCGCTGTACCCGACCTGGGCGCGCATCGACGAGCAGATGGCGTACACGGCGGCCCAGGGCTCCCTGGCGATGATGGCCCGCGGTGGTGTCACCACCGCGATGGACCACCACTACGTCTACCCCAAGGGCTCCGGCGACCTCTCCGGCGCGATCATCCGCGCCGCGTCCGAGATGGGCGTCCGCTTCACCCTCGCCCGCGGCTCCATGGACCGCAGCGAGAAGGACGGCGGCCTGCCCCCGGACTTCGCGGTCGAGACCACCGAGGGCGCGCTCATCGCGACCGAGGAGACCGTCAAGAAGCACCACGACTACTCCTTCGACGCGATGACCCAGGTCGCCGTCGCGCCGTGCTCCCCCTTCTCCATCTCCACCGAGCTGCTCAAGCAGGGCGCCGAGCTCGGCCGCCGCCTCGGCGTGCGCATGCACACGCACGGCTCGGAGACCGTCGAGGAGGAGCAGTTCTGCAAGGAACTGTTCGGCATGGGTCCGACCGACTACTTCGAGTCGACCGGCTTCCTCGGCGAGGACGTGTGGATGGCGCACAGCGTCCACATGAACGACTCCGACATCGCTGCGTTCGCCCGCACCAAGACCGGTGTCGCGCACTGCCCGTCCTCCAACGCCCGTCTGGCCGCCGGCATCGCCCGCGTCCCGGACATGCTCGCCGCCGGTGTCCCGGTCGGCCTCGGCGTCGACGGCACCGCCTCCAACGAGTCCGGCGAGCTGCACACCGAGCTGCGCAACGCGCTGCTGATCAACCGCCTGAACCCGGTGCACCGCGAGCGCGCGCTCAACGCCCGTCAGGCCCTGCGCCTCGGTACGTACGGTGGCGCCCAGGTACTCGGCCGCGCCGACAACATCGGTTCGCTGGAGGTCGGCAAGTGCGCCGACCTGGTGATGTGGAACCTGAGCACGCTGGCCCACTCCTCCATCGCCGACCCGGTCACCGCGCTGGTCTTCGGCGCCGCCGCCCCGGTCACCCTCTCGCTGGTCAACGGCAAGCAGATCGTCGAGAACAACCGACTGCTCTTCGCCGACGAGGACGCGATCGCCGTGTCCACCCGGGAAGAGGCCCAGCGCCTCGCGCGGATCACCGCGCAGGCCTGA
- a CDS encoding nucleobase:cation symporter-2 family protein → MAETPRFRKDAVVVPQEKHPVDETLPPLKMFTSGLQHVAAMYAGVVAPPMIVGPAVGLSATETAFLMGASLFTAGLATLLQTLGFWRIGAKLPFVNGVSFAGVTPMIAIGKGEGADAIPVIFGAIIVAGLLGFLAAPYFGKLVRFFPPVVTGTVITLIGVSLLPVAFNWSQGGNRTAADYGSMKNIGMAALTLAIVLVMRKFLRGFLQQIAILLGLVAGTLIAIPLHMTNFDAVRNADLVGFPTPFHFGAPQFQVAAIVSMCIVMLVCMTESTADILALGKIVGRPADEKTIEGGLRADTLGSALSPLFNGFMCSAFAQNIGLVAMTKVRSRFVVAAGGGILILLGLCPVAASVIGVVPLPVLGGAGIVLFGSVAASGIQTLAGAAMEKGENALIVAASVGIGLIPIAAPEFYHAFPKDLLVVLDSGISTGCVVAIGLNLAFNHLGARTGAAPAAADPVPVH, encoded by the coding sequence GTGGCAGAAACGCCCAGGTTTCGCAAAGACGCAGTCGTAGTACCGCAGGAGAAGCACCCGGTCGACGAGACCCTTCCTCCGCTGAAGATGTTCACGAGCGGTCTCCAGCACGTGGCCGCCATGTACGCGGGTGTGGTCGCACCACCCATGATCGTCGGGCCTGCCGTCGGTCTCTCCGCGACCGAGACCGCCTTCCTGATGGGTGCCTCGCTCTTCACCGCAGGCCTCGCCACCCTGCTCCAGACCCTCGGGTTCTGGCGGATCGGCGCCAAACTCCCCTTCGTCAACGGCGTCTCGTTCGCCGGCGTGACCCCGATGATCGCCATCGGCAAGGGGGAGGGGGCCGATGCCATCCCCGTCATATTCGGCGCGATCATCGTCGCCGGCCTGCTCGGCTTCCTCGCCGCCCCCTACTTCGGCAAGCTCGTCCGCTTCTTCCCGCCCGTGGTCACCGGCACGGTCATCACCCTCATCGGGGTGTCGCTGCTCCCCGTCGCCTTCAACTGGTCGCAGGGCGGCAACCGCACCGCCGCCGACTACGGCTCGATGAAGAACATCGGCATGGCCGCCCTCACCCTGGCGATCGTGCTGGTCATGCGCAAGTTCCTGCGCGGCTTCCTCCAGCAGATCGCCATCCTGCTCGGCCTCGTCGCGGGCACGCTCATCGCCATCCCGCTCCACATGACCAACTTCGACGCCGTCCGGAACGCGGACCTGGTGGGCTTCCCCACCCCGTTCCACTTCGGTGCCCCGCAGTTCCAGGTCGCCGCGATCGTCTCGATGTGCATCGTCATGCTGGTCTGCATGACCGAGTCCACCGCCGACATCCTGGCCCTCGGCAAGATCGTCGGCCGCCCGGCGGACGAGAAGACCATCGAGGGCGGGCTGCGCGCCGACACCCTCGGCAGCGCGCTCAGCCCCCTGTTCAACGGGTTCATGTGCAGCGCCTTCGCCCAGAACATCGGGCTCGTGGCGATGACCAAGGTGCGCAGCCGGTTCGTCGTCGCGGCCGGCGGCGGCATCCTGATCCTGCTGGGCCTGTGCCCGGTGGCGGCCTCCGTGATCGGCGTGGTCCCGCTGCCGGTCCTCGGCGGCGCCGGCATCGTGCTCTTCGGCTCGGTCGCGGCCAGCGGCATCCAGACCCTGGCGGGCGCGGCCATGGAGAAGGGCGAGAACGCCCTGATCGTCGCCGCCTCGGTCGGCATCGGCCTGATCCCGATCGCGGCGCCCGAGTTCTACCACGCCTTCCCGAAGGACCTGCTGGTCGTCCTCGACTCCGGCATCAGCACGGGCTGTGTCGTGGCGATCGGGCTGAACCTGGCCTTCAACCACCTCGGCGCCAGGACGGGCGCGGCCCCGGCCGCCGCCGACCCGGTGCCGGTGCACTAG
- a CDS encoding 3'-5' exoribonuclease, producing the protein MTARTARPSLYISVDVEADGPIPGSYSMISFGASVAGRQDGPVYTAADPERDTFYRELRPISERYVEAALAVSGLDRDRLLREGADPAVAMAEFRAWVREVSAGAQPVICGYPASFDWTFLYWYLIEFGDDSPFGHSGCLDMKTLYATKARVPLRAAVKGRMPRELLSRRPHTHHALDDAIEQADLMNNLMLWEPAGPVPE; encoded by the coding sequence ATGACAGCCCGCACCGCACGTCCCAGTCTCTACATCTCCGTCGACGTCGAGGCCGACGGCCCGATCCCCGGTTCGTATTCGATGATCAGCTTCGGGGCCTCGGTCGCCGGGCGCCAGGACGGCCCCGTGTACACGGCCGCTGATCCCGAACGGGACACCTTCTACCGGGAGTTGCGCCCGATCAGCGAGCGGTACGTGGAGGCCGCGCTCGCCGTGAGCGGGCTGGACCGCGACCGGCTGCTGCGCGAGGGCGCCGACCCCGCCGTGGCGATGGCCGAGTTCCGCGCCTGGGTCCGCGAGGTCTCCGCCGGGGCGCAGCCGGTGATCTGCGGCTACCCGGCGTCCTTCGACTGGACGTTCCTGTACTGGTACTTGATCGAGTTCGGCGACGACAGCCCCTTCGGCCACTCCGGCTGCCTGGACATGAAGACCCTGTACGCCACCAAGGCGCGGGTCCCGCTGCGCGCCGCCGTCAAGGGCCGGATGCCGCGCGAACTGCTCTCGCGCCGGCCGCACACGCACCACGCACTCGACGACGCCATCGAGCAGGCCGACTTGATGAACAACCTGATGCTCTGGGAGCCGGCCGGGCCGGTCCCCGAGTAG
- a CDS encoding GDSL-type esterase/lipase family protein, producing MIGFRNVSKDRTRSRVRRLAGAGMALPLTVAALLAGGAGTAVAGPGTGPTAVVSMGDSYISGEAGRWKGNSLTNSGNRTGTDRAWVSGSSYDPAKVYGTTAGGCHRSDSAEVKSAGPIADVAVNLACSGAVSQNVFRASNGGVSYKGEAPQADQLAAVAASHDVKVIALSIGGNDLGFADIIKDCALDFVLWNSYCYDDQQYGVDQKIDGVMAGVGKSVDEIRAVMRGAGYSDSSYRIVLQSYPSPIPRGAENRYTQSDWSRLNTGGCPFWNRDSDWARDSLVPQIASRIKAVAAAKGVQFLDLRDMMQGREVCAKASKLVSSSAPASAKTSEWARWIDSSETQGPIQESMHPNYFGQLAAGRCLALAVTQPATANVGCKNTAGADQSGMYLTSVS from the coding sequence GTGATCGGATTCCGCAACGTCAGCAAGGACCGGACCCGCAGTCGCGTGCGACGACTGGCCGGTGCAGGGATGGCCCTTCCGCTCACCGTCGCCGCGCTGTTGGCCGGCGGAGCCGGGACCGCGGTCGCGGGCCCCGGAACCGGGCCCACCGCCGTGGTCTCCATGGGCGACAGCTACATCTCCGGCGAGGCCGGCCGTTGGAAGGGCAACAGCCTGACCAACAGCGGGAACCGCACCGGGACCGACCGCGCGTGGGTGTCCGGCAGCAGCTACGACCCCGCGAAGGTATACGGAACCACCGCCGGCGGCTGTCACCGCTCCGACTCCGCCGAGGTCAAGAGCGCCGGCCCCATCGCCGACGTCGCCGTGAACCTGGCCTGCTCCGGGGCCGTCTCGCAGAACGTGTTCCGCGCGTCCAACGGCGGCGTCTCCTACAAGGGTGAGGCCCCGCAGGCCGATCAGCTGGCCGCCGTCGCCGCGAGCCACGACGTCAAGGTCATCGCGCTGTCCATCGGCGGGAACGACCTCGGCTTCGCCGACATCATCAAGGACTGCGCCCTCGACTTCGTCCTCTGGAACTCCTACTGCTACGACGACCAGCAGTACGGCGTCGACCAGAAGATCGACGGGGTCATGGCGGGCGTCGGCAAGTCGGTCGACGAGATCCGGGCCGTGATGCGCGGCGCCGGCTACAGCGACTCCTCGTACCGGATCGTGCTCCAGTCCTACCCGTCGCCGATCCCGCGCGGCGCGGAGAACCGGTACACCCAGAGCGACTGGAGCCGGCTCAACACCGGCGGCTGTCCCTTCTGGAACCGGGACTCGGACTGGGCGCGCGACTCGCTCGTGCCGCAGATCGCGAGCCGCATCAAGGCCGTCGCGGCCGCCAAGGGCGTGCAGTTCCTGGACCTGCGGGACATGATGCAGGGCCGCGAGGTGTGTGCGAAGGCCAGCAAGCTGGTGAGCTCGTCGGCTCCGGCGTCGGCGAAGACGAGCGAGTGGGCGCGCTGGATCGACAGCAGTGAGACGCAGGGCCCGATCCAGGAGTCGATGCACCCGAACTACTTCGGGCAGTTGGCCGCCGGACGCTGCCTCGCCCTGGCCGTCACCCAGCCGGCCACCGCGAACGTCGGCTGCAAGAACACCGCCGGCGCCGACCAGAGCGGGATGTACCTCACCAGCGTCTCCTAG